A window of the Yersinia rochesterensis genome harbors these coding sequences:
- a CDS encoding cytochrome ubiquinol oxidase subunit I, whose protein sequence is MFGLTALELARIQFAFTISFHIIFPAITIGLASFLAVLEGLWLKTKNEDYRDLYHFWSKIFAVNFGMGVVSGLVMAYQFGTNWSFFSEFAGSITGPLLTYEVLTAFFLEAGFLGVMLFGWHRVGPGLHFFATCMVALGTLMSTFWILASNSWMQTPQGFEVINGQVVPVDWLKVIFNPSFPYRLLHMSTAAFLASAFFVGASAAWHLLRKRDTPAMRKMLSMAMWMALIIAPLQAVIGDAHGLNTLEYQPAKIAAIEGHWENKPGEPTPLILFGWPDMKQEKTHFALKIPYLGSLILTHSLEKQIPALKSFPPEDRPNSTIVFWSFRIMVGLGMLMILAGFWSLWLRWRGGLYQSRPFLYFVLWMGPSGLIAILAGWFTTEVGRQPWIVYGLQRTSDAVSSHGEIHMSISLLIFILVYGSVFGVGYAYMMRLIRKGPKAHEGHQQDKGGPGQHATPARPLSAIREPLNADGDLLTSDNNPNRSS, encoded by the coding sequence ATGTTTGGCTTAACCGCTCTCGAGTTGGCCAGGATCCAATTCGCTTTCACCATTTCGTTCCATATCATCTTCCCAGCGATCACTATTGGGCTGGCCAGCTTTCTAGCGGTGCTCGAAGGTTTATGGCTAAAAACCAAAAATGAGGATTACCGCGATCTTTACCATTTCTGGTCAAAAATCTTTGCCGTCAACTTTGGTATGGGGGTCGTGTCTGGTCTGGTGATGGCCTACCAGTTTGGCACTAACTGGAGCTTTTTCTCTGAATTTGCAGGCAGCATCACCGGCCCGCTGCTGACTTATGAAGTCCTGACAGCCTTCTTCCTCGAAGCCGGTTTCCTTGGTGTGATGTTGTTTGGCTGGCATCGTGTTGGCCCCGGTTTGCATTTCTTTGCCACCTGCATGGTGGCATTGGGCACCCTCATGTCGACCTTCTGGATATTGGCTTCCAATAGCTGGATGCAAACGCCCCAAGGCTTTGAAGTGATTAATGGACAAGTGGTGCCGGTTGACTGGCTAAAAGTGATATTCAACCCCTCTTTCCCCTACCGCTTGCTGCACATGTCGACCGCCGCTTTTCTGGCCTCAGCATTCTTTGTCGGTGCTTCTGCCGCCTGGCATTTACTGCGCAAACGCGATACCCCCGCGATGCGGAAAATGTTGTCGATGGCAATGTGGATGGCCTTGATTATCGCCCCACTGCAAGCCGTTATTGGTGATGCCCATGGCCTAAATACACTGGAATATCAACCGGCTAAAATTGCAGCCATTGAGGGGCACTGGGAAAATAAACCCGGTGAACCTACGCCGCTTATCCTGTTTGGCTGGCCGGACATGAAGCAAGAGAAAACCCATTTCGCGCTGAAAATCCCCTATTTAGGGAGTCTTATTCTGACTCACAGCTTGGAAAAACAGATCCCAGCGCTGAAATCTTTCCCACCGGAAGATCGCCCGAACTCAACCATTGTTTTTTGGTCTTTCCGCATTATGGTCGGGTTAGGCATGTTAATGATTTTGGCCGGTTTTTGGAGTTTGTGGCTCCGTTGGCGCGGTGGTCTGTATCAGTCGCGTCCCTTCCTTTATTTTGTATTGTGGATGGGGCCATCGGGGTTGATTGCTATTCTGGCGGGCTGGTTTACCACCGAAGTGGGCCGCCAGCCGTGGATTGTCTATGGTTTACAGCGCACCAGTGATGCAGTTTCATCCCATGGTGAGATACATATGAGCATCAGCTTGCTGATATTTATCCTGGTGTATGGCTCAGTCTTTGGTGTCGGTTACGCCTATATGATGCGGCTCATCCGCAAAGGACCAAAAGCGCATGAAGGTCATCAACAAGATAAAGGTGGCCCCGGTCAACACGCCACGCCAGCTCGCCCTCTGTCAGCAATTCGTGAACCGCTTAATGCTGATGGCGATTTATTGACGTCCGACAATAACCCAAATAGGAGCTCATGA
- a CDS encoding PLP-dependent aminotransferase family protein translates to MTRYEQLAQQIRAQIQSKVWQAGDKLPSLRESCKQSGLSLMTVVQSYQLLESQGWIVARPQSGYYVASRPTQLPQPQRGKKLHLDEQVDINTFIFDVLQAGKDPAIIPLGSAFPDPSLLLQPRLSRALASVARKISPQSSMTNLPPGNESLRRNIAQRYAASGMNVSPEEIVITAGAMESLSLSLQSVTQPGDWVVIESPAFYGALQAIERLRLKAIAITTHPQQGMDLDALEQVISQYPIKACWLMTHFQNPLGCTMSWPQKKRLVGLLQQNNISLIEDDVYGELYFGAERPLPAKALDQHRQILHCSSFSKCLAPGFRVGWVAAGEHAQRVQHLQLMSTVSASVPTQLAIADYLSQGGYDTHLRRLRRIMEQRLNALRQAVVEHFPKNVKISHPAGGYFLWLELEPPFNASELYQRALAQGVSIAPGRMFTTGKQFDHCFRLNASFAWSEQSEKAIRILAMLIIQLTCGDDSRSR, encoded by the coding sequence ATGACGCGATATGAACAGTTAGCGCAACAAATTCGGGCGCAAATACAATCCAAGGTCTGGCAAGCGGGCGACAAACTGCCTTCATTGCGAGAAAGTTGTAAGCAATCGGGGTTAAGCTTAATGACCGTGGTGCAGTCTTATCAGTTATTGGAAAGTCAGGGCTGGATCGTGGCGCGCCCGCAATCGGGATATTATGTTGCTTCGCGTCCGACCCAATTGCCTCAGCCACAGCGCGGCAAAAAACTGCATCTGGATGAGCAGGTAGACATTAATACCTTTATTTTTGATGTGCTACAGGCGGGGAAAGATCCCGCCATAATACCTTTGGGTTCTGCATTTCCAGACCCGAGTTTATTGCTGCAACCCCGCTTGTCACGTGCACTAGCCAGTGTCGCGCGCAAAATATCACCACAAAGCTCAATGACTAACTTACCGCCGGGCAATGAAAGTTTACGGCGCAATATTGCTCAGCGTTATGCCGCTAGTGGGATGAATGTTTCACCGGAGGAAATTGTGATTACCGCCGGTGCGATGGAGTCGCTTAGCCTTAGTTTACAGTCGGTTACGCAACCCGGAGATTGGGTAGTGATTGAGTCGCCAGCATTTTATGGTGCATTGCAGGCCATTGAACGCTTGCGCTTAAAAGCCATCGCCATTACCACACACCCGCAGCAGGGGATGGATCTCGATGCGCTTGAGCAGGTCATCAGTCAGTACCCCATCAAAGCTTGTTGGTTAATGACGCATTTCCAGAATCCGCTAGGTTGCACTATGTCTTGGCCACAGAAAAAACGGCTGGTGGGTTTGCTGCAACAAAATAATATCTCGCTGATTGAAGATGATGTTTATGGCGAATTGTATTTCGGCGCTGAGCGCCCGTTGCCGGCCAAAGCCCTCGATCAACACCGGCAAATTTTGCATTGCTCCTCTTTTTCTAAATGTTTGGCTCCGGGGTTTCGCGTCGGCTGGGTCGCGGCAGGTGAACACGCGCAGCGGGTGCAACATTTGCAATTGATGAGTACGGTTTCCGCCAGTGTTCCGACCCAGTTAGCCATTGCCGATTATCTCAGCCAAGGGGGGTACGATACTCACCTGCGCCGTTTGCGCCGCATCATGGAACAGCGGCTCAATGCACTGCGCCAGGCAGTGGTGGAGCACTTTCCCAAGAATGTTAAAATCAGTCACCCCGCAGGGGGATATTTCTTATGGCTGGAGCTGGAACCGCCTTTCAATGCCAGTGAGTTATACCAGCGAGCACTGGCGCAGGGGGTCAGTATTGCACCGGGGCGAATGTTTACCACCGGCAAGCAATTTGATCACTGTTTTCGTTTGAATGCTTCATTTGCCTGGTCGGAACAAAGTGAAAAGGCCATTCGCATTTTGGCTATGTTGATAATTCAACTGACCTGTGGTGATGATAGCCGCTCGCGTTAG